A genomic region of Kluyveromyces marxianus DMKU3-1042 DNA, complete genome, chromosome 5 contains the following coding sequences:
- the DAS2 gene encoding putative uridine kinase DAS2 produces the protein MSRPIVINIASGHYAGAEQISESIKEKLQGIFKHEIKMINLNERAISPKQYSDKDYDFNKIIKEIECLPSTSGLVIVLVYGCYSIYDAKLNELSSLKVYVDSDGDKRLINMINQESVNASEELAACITHYMDRLRPEMIKYVEPSKAHADIILPSMNDNLGTAIIVDGIVKVVEQHQGGELKESPTLFPHLDFNIERLEMESERYYDLS, from the coding sequence ATGTCACGCCCTATTGTTATCAACATTGCCAGTGGTCATTATGCTGGTGCTGAACAAATATCAGAAagtataaaagaaaagctGCAAGGAATCTTCAAACATGAGATCAAGATGATTAACCTCAACGAACGCGCTATATCCCCAAAACAATACTCGGATAAGGATTATGACTTTAATAAAATTATCAAGGAGATCGAGTGCTTGCCTTCTACCAGTGGATTGGTAATTGTCCTAGTATATGGATGTTATTCTATATATGATGCAAAGTTGAACGAGTTATCGTCACTAAAAGTATATGTGGACAGTGACGGTGACAAAAGACTAATAAACATGATAAATCAGGAGTCAGTAAATGCAAGCGAAGAGCTAGCGGCATGCATTACTCATTATATGGATCGCTTACGTCCAGAAATGATTAAATATGTTGAGCCAAGCAAAGCTCATGCAGACATTATTCTTCCTTCTATGAATGATAACTTAGGAACAGCAATTATCGTGGATGGTATTGTAAAGGTCGTTGAACAGCATCAAGGTGGGGAACTAAAGGAATCTCCTACCCTTTTCCCACATCTAGATTTCAACATAGAAAGATTGGAAATGGAGTCGGAACGCTACTACGATTTGAGTTGA
- the TCM62 gene encoding Tcm62p, with amino-acid sequence MLRFSRSIKTLHTPTHFGDVSTRSNLMSKVKLLDEILSRVSYDRSVLYTPKYKRIPQLITSRDTVRMGTLIRNFTDNLTMDQAYNNAKQLDPQEKLGKVGLELFIDCNKNHITPLSAHLSVMLMEIYNRYDSNSGFLERMLDELAEVRSFLAANKFQLKDRADIDMLVDKLSFTQQDAATIKDVLYQLDYNLFSDDIVRVVKGNTMHDSIDLSKGWKYQAGILDSNDAYLRSLEIDKKKLVSISEPSLVLLFDGTLRDADKIQPSLHYAAKKRQSLLLIVNGDVKGDALTAITINNNKNRRDGNPSKVVILRYFDKDHNNIALQENYDLMKFCQLPEGLGSIYSPKFSDYVPSSASAKLYYGSIESIKATTGECFLYNPTVDMGDETKVNSLQTSVTVKIGGQSEFEIDQRRASIDNILNEILCHGLRDGFVPGHGIALAKAAHHISQLPLKEESLLARSVRNELLEALTQPMDKAIENKYACSRFARAKAISGTMEVVSFQHAVLPDSDTPTDTLTGGDVEPWTKLDQTLDNVSNFVKMITSCNAYITRIFEKPKRRD; translated from the coding sequence ATGTTACGTTTTTCGAGGTCTATTAAGACATTACATACTCCAACCCATTTCGGTGATGTCAGCACACGCTCGAATTTGATGAGTAAAGTGAAACTTTTGGATGAGATATTGAGCCGGGTCAGCTATGATAGAAGTGTACTATATACTCCAAAGTACAAGAGAATCCCACAACTTATAACTTCCAGAGATACGGTTCGTATGGGTACACTAATTCGCAATTTCACTGATAATCTCACTATGGATCAAGCGTATAACAATGCGAAACAATTAGATCCACAAGAGAAACTTGGTAAGGTAGGGTTGGAATTATTCATAGACTGTAATAAGAACCATATTACACCATTAAGTGCCCATCTGTCTGTAATGTTGATGGAAATCTACAACAGGTATGACAGTAATTCTGGATTTTTGGAGAGGATGCTTGATGAATTAGCGGAAGTGCGGTCCTTTTTGGCTGCTAACAAGTTCCAGTTGAAGGACAGGGCTGATATAGATATGTTAGTGGATAAGTTATCATTTACACAGCAAGATGCGGCCACTATCAAAGATGTGCTATACCAATTGGATTACAACTTGTTTTCAGATGACATCGTCAGAGTGGTGAAGGGAAATACAATGCACGATTCGATAGACCTCTCTAAAGGGTGGAAATACCAGGCAGGGATACTTGATAGTAATGATGCTTATTTAAGGTCTCTCGAAATtgataaaaagaagcttgtttcaatttctgAGCCAAGTTTAGTTTTGTTGTTCGATGGGACGTTGAGAGATGCTGATAAAATTCAGCCATCATTGCATTATGCTGCTAAGAAAAGACAATCTCTACTTCTTATAGTTAATGGGGATGTTAAAGGGGATGCTCTTACTGCCATTACCataaacaataacaaaaacAGACGTGATGGTAATCCATCCAAGGTGGTCATTTTGAGATACTTCGATAAAGACCATAACAATATTGCTCTACAAGAAAACTATGATCTTATGAAATTCTGCCAGTTGCCCGAAGGCCTTGGGTCCATATACTCTCCGAAATTCAGTGACTACGTTCCTAGTTCAGCCTCTGCTAAGCTTTACTATGGTTCCATTGAGTCAATCAAGGCCACCACTGGTGAATGTTTCTTGTACAACCCGACCGTGGACATGGGTGACGAAACAAAAGTCAATTCATTACAAACTTCGGTGACTGTCAAGATTGGGGGACAATCAGAATTCGAGATTGATCAAAGGCGTGCTTCCATCGATAACatattgaatgaaattTTGTGCCATGGGCTAAGAGACGGCTTTGTGCCCGGTCACGGAATTGCATTGGCCAAGGCAGCCCACCATATCTCGCAGCTACCTTTGAAAGAGGAGTCTCTATTGGCTAGAAGCGTGCGTAACGAGTTGCTGGAAGCACTAACACAACCTATGGATAAAGCTATAGAAAACAAATATGCGTGCAGCAGATTTGCTAGAGCCAAGGCTATCTCTGGTACGATGGAAGTTGTTTCGTTCCAGCATGCTGTTCTTCCCGATTCCGATACACCAACTGACACTTTGACTGGCGGGGATGTGGAGCCCTGGACCAAATTGGATCAAACTTTGGACAACGTATCCAATTTTGTCAAAATGATTACCAGTTGTAATGCATACATAACCAGGATTTTCGAGAaaccaaagagaagagacTGA